Below is a window of Dissulfuribacter thermophilus DNA.
CTGCGCAGGCACAGGGTTGTATTCCTTCTTCTTTTAGAGCAAGAAAAAGAGAAATCTCAAGTGCAGTAAGTGCAGGTTGAAGGACTTCAGTCCTTGTGAGCTCTTCAATTGGACCATTTAACATGATCTCCTTTACAGGAAGCCCAACAACATCTTCACATTTGGAAAAGACCTCTTCAGCCCTGTCAAATCCCTCTAGAATTGATCGTCCCATTCCCACATATTGGGTCCCTTGCCCAGGAAAACAGATTGCAACTTCATTTCCCATCTATTAGCCTCCTATGGAGAAATCCGCCTCTAGTTAAATCAATTATCCCAAATTATGCAATTGGCGAGATTGGCCCAGATGCAAGGCGCATTGATTTGCCCCTTTCGCAGTGCATAATGTGGGTTTAAAGTTGAATGATTCAGTTTTTAACTGGAACAAATCTATCAAAGATCTGAAAGGCCGTCTTAACTACATCGCTCGATTCCTCGAGTTCAAGTAAGGGCCTTTGCTCTACCTCATAGGTAAAGACAGTTTCGCTCTGAGATATGTATCCTCCGAACACGAGATCTGTCTTTTCGGTCGCCTCACGCACCTGTTTATCTAATGCCTCTGGAACTTCCTTAGGAGCCTTATTCACTATTAGGACCTTCTTGCCTACCTCAACACCCAACGAAGAAGTCAAGGATGCAATTCGTGTAGCTGTAAGCACTCCCCTTGATGAGGCATCAGAGACCACAAAAAGTGTCTCAATATCTCGCAGGTTCAACCTGCTTAAATGTTCCATACCAGCCTCATTATCTACGATAAGGTACCTATAACTCTTCATCAATTTCTCTATTACCTGGGCAAGAATGGAGTTTGCCATACAATAGCAACCTGGTCCCTCAGGTTGTCCCATTACAATGAGATCAAAACCGGTCTCTTCTATGATGGCCTGATTAATATGCATTTCCATGTATTCATTCTTGGTCATGCCTGGAGGGGTCTCTGTCTTCATTCTGTCCCTGATCTCTCCCAGGGTAGTCTCTACCTCAACCCCTAGGAGTTCATTGAGATTTGCGTTGGCATCGGCATCCACTGCCAGTACAGGTGTGAGCTTTCTGGAAACAAGGTACTTAACAAGGAGAGCAGAGAGGGTTGTCTTGCCAGTACCACCCTTTCCAGCCATAGCAAGACACAAGGCTTTATTTGGTATATTTGTCATAGACTTTTCTCCTTCAACTCAAAACTTCTATTTTAATTCTTTCCTTCAATTCAAAACTCAACACTCAAACCTTCTGAAGCGCTAATGTGCATACTCTTTCAACACTTCAAAAACTGTTGGCAAAACTGGCCCATATGGCCAGAGCAGTTCTTCTCTGGAAAGAAAAAAACCCATTTCATTCCTGGCCTGTAAAATCTCAAGCGCCCTCTTTGGACCAACCCCTGGTATCAACTCGAGTTCCTCTTCTGTGGCGGTGTTCAAATCTAGGAGGACAGGAGTAAGCACCCTATTTGTCTCAATATCAGAGGGTATTTGATAAAAAAGGAGCCCGGGACCAGTTCCCTTGAATAACTTTCTAGCCTCTTCTTCCAATACTCGGCTATCTTGTGAGATAAATTGTTGCATCCCCCATTTTACATACGAAAATGCATTAAAAAACACTATGATCATCAAAATAAACAGAAAAAAATAGCCGTCTCCCCTGCCTTCAACCTCTTGCTCCATATTCTCACCAACGTGACTGCTGTTGAGTTTCGCTATTCTGCCGGGATCAGGCCTTGAATTTGACAATTTTAAAAGCTTTTTTCCTCCAACTCAAAATTCAACACTCAAAACTCAACACTTTTTCATAAGCTTATAAGTGATACTATCCACAAGTGCCTGCCAACTGGCCTCTATGATATCATGTGAAACGCCAACAGTGCCCCATTTTTCTTCTTTGTCTCTGGATTCTATAAGGACCCTTACCTTTGCCCCAGTACCTGGACGTCCTGGAAGAACTCGCACCTTGTAATCAACAAGACTCATCTCTTTTAGTTCTGGATAAAAGGTCTCGAGGGCCTTCCTAATTGCATTGTCTAGGGCATTTACAGGCCCCTGGCCACATGCTGCTGTGTGCTCGGTCCTCCCTCCTACTCGAACCATTACAGTTGCCTCTGCCTGCGGAGGGTCTTCTTCCCTGCACTTTTGGTCAATGACCCTAAATGCAAGAAGGTCAAAGAATTTTTTGATCTGTCCCATGGCCTTTCTCATGAGGAGCTCAAAAGATGCCTCAGCGCCTTCGAACTGAAAGCCCTGGGCCTCGAGTTCCTTCAGCTTTGCAACTATCTCCATGACCACAGGATCTCTACTTTCAATGTCAAGGCCAAACTGCTTGGCCTTGGCAAGGACGTTGCTTTTTCCTGCAAGATCTGAAATCAATATCCGCTGTACATTTCCAACCAACTCAGGACGAATATGTTCGTAGGTTTCAGGATTTCTCTGAACAGCGCTAACGTGCACTCCTCCTTTATGGGCAAAGGCACTTTCACCAACATAAGGCTGATACTTATTAGGGGATAAGTTTGCTATTTCTGACACAAATCTCGATACTGAAGTGAGCATTGAGAGTTTTTTTCCGGCATTACACTCGTATTTCATCTTCAAGACAAGCCCAGGTATGATGGAACAAAGATTTGCGTTTCCACACCTTTCCCCAAAACCATTTATTGTGCCCTGGACATGAACGACCCCAAACCGAACTGCTGCAAGGCTGTTTGCCACAGCAAGCTCTGAGTCATTATGACAGTGAATTCCAAGCCTAATATGGTCGACCTCTTTAATCACCCTTTGAATAATCTGAGTAATCTCCTCAGGGAGAGTCCCGCCATTTGTATCACAGAGGACAATGCAGCTGGCCCCTGCCTCCCATGCCGTCTTAATGGTTTTTAAGGCATATTCTGGATTTGCCTTAAAGCCGTCAAAAAAGTGTTCTGCATCATAAAATACAGTCCGCCCCTGCTCCTTGAGCCACCTTACAGATCCGCCGATTAACTCGAGATTTCTCTCTAGGCTAATCCTCAGCGCATCTCTCACATGAATGTCCCATGTCTTGCCAAAGATAGTCACATGGGTGGTTTCAGCTTCTACAAGGGCTCTAAGAATAGGATCTTCACCTGGTTCAGAATATTTAGCCTGGTGGGTACTTCCAAAGGCAGTTATTATAGCGTGTTTGAGTGTATAATTTTTGATCTCTTTAAAAAAGGCCTCGTCCTTCGGATTTGAACCTGGCCATCCCCCCTCGATGTAGTCAATCCCAAACTCATCTAATTTTAAGGCAACTCTGACCTTGTCCTCTAAAGAAAGATTAAAATTCTCTGCCTGGGTCCCATCTCGGAGGGTGGTATCATAGATTTCAATCATCGCTCCTCCAGCCCAAAGCCCTCATGAAGGGCCCTTACTGCAAGCTCTGTATATTTTTCATCTATGACACATGAAACCTTTATCTCTGAGGTGCTGATCATGAGTATATTGATCCCGTGATTTGCCAGAATCTCAAACATCTTGCTAGCTACACCTGCATGATTCCTCATACCAACGCCTATTATAGACACCTTAGAGATGTCTGTGTCACCTTGGACCTTTTCAGCACCAATTTCCTTTGCAACACGTTTGACAATGTCAAGGGCGGTCTCATAATCTGGTTTTGGCACTGTAAAGGTCATGTCTGTTAAATCCCCTTCCCGGGTGTTCTGAATGATCATGTCCACCACTATATTTGCATCACTTATGGGTGTAAAAATCTTTGATGCTATACCAGGTCTATCAGGGACCTTGTTTATAGTGATCCGTGCTTCATTTTTACTATATGTAACCCCTGAAACCAGTATGGACTCCATGCTTTCATCCTCCTCTACTACCATGGTCCCTGGAGCATCTGTAAAACTGCTCCTGACGTGTATTGGCATGCCATATCGCATGGCAAACTCTACTGAGCGTATCTCAAGGACTTTTGCCCCAAGACTTGCCATCTCCAACATCTCTTCATAGGAAATCTTATCGATCTTTTTGGCCTTTGGGCAAATATTGGGATCAGTCGTAAACACCCCTTCAACATCTGTATAGATCTCGCACACATCTGCTCCAAGGGCCACTGCAAGGGCAACGGCAGTGGTGTCAGAACCACCGCGTCCTAGGGTAGTAATATTCTCACCCTCGGTTACCCCCTGGAAACCTGCAATCACAGGTATTATGCCAGACGCTAAGGCCTGTTTCAGTTTTTCTGCCTTGATATTCTCAATCCTCGCCTTTGTATGGGCCGAATCTGTCTCAATGGGCACCTGAAACCCAAGAAAAGACCTTGCCTCTACCCCTCTCTCTATACAGGCCATAGAAAAAAGGGCAATACTCACCTGTTCACCTGTGGCCATGAGGACATCAAGTTCTCGAGGATCGGGATGGGGTTGAATCTCTTTTGCAAGAGAAATGAGCCTGTTTGTCTCCCCTGCCATGGCAGAAAGGACTACTACTACATCATTGCCAGCCTCTTTAGTCTTAATTACCCTTTCCGCCACTCGCTTAATCCTCTGAAGGCTACCTACTGATGTCCCACCATATTTTTGAACAATAAGCGCCATTTATCTCTCAACCTCCTCGAGTTCTACCCCAAACTGGATCACTTCCAAAATGATGGAACCACCATTCCTCATCTGTCATTCCATCCTCATTTTTTGTTAGATCCATCTGGTATCTATCTGCAAAGTCCATTAGAAGTCTATATGCACTATTGATCCTCTGGAGTTCCTCCTCCAGGTCCCTTTTACCTGTATGGTCTGGGTGAATCTCTCTACATTTTTTCCTATAGGCCTCCTGTATCTCAATCCTACTTGTCTTAGGAGGAAGTCCTAGAAGCCTTCTCGCCTTTTCAATTTCCTTCCACCTTTGATCCAAATCCATAATTATTCTTCTCTCAACTAGCCATCCATCTATGTTCAAGGTTCAACATTCTGCGTTCCCAGGCAGTAGCATTTTAATTGCTCTTTGTGCCCGAAGGGCATGGCCGTTTATCCAACTCTGCCTTTGAATTCTTTTTAACCGAAATCGTGCAGTTGGCAAGTTTATCTACTAGGCCGACCCTGATTTTTTTAGTTTTTAGTTTTGAGTTTTGAGTGTTGAGTTTTAAGTTGAAGGAATAGGGTTATTAAACGTCGTTTACTCTAACTCACAACTCAATACCTCAACTTTCTGTGTTTGCATAATATATTGAAATCAAAAATGAAATATTGGTATTAAATCCGTAAGCGGTATTGTTGGGTTTCGCTTCGCTCAACCCAACCTACATAACTATAACTTCCTTCAACTCAAAACTCATAACTCAAAACTCAACACTTATAATAGGCCCTTTCCTTTTTTAACTATGCATAATAATATGTTTATCTATGGCGGGAAAATCAGCT
It encodes the following:
- a CDS encoding AAA family ATPase, producing the protein MTNIPNKALCLAMAGKGGTGKTTLSALLVKYLVSRKLTPVLAVDADANANLNELLGVEVETTLGEIRDRMKTETPPGMTKNEYMEMHINQAIIEETGFDLIVMGQPEGPGCYCMANSILAQVIEKLMKSYRYLIVDNEAGMEHLSRLNLRDIETLFVVSDASSRGVLTATRIASLTSSLGVEVGKKVLIVNKAPKEVPEALDKQVREATEKTDLVFGGYISQSETVFTYEVEQRPLLELEESSDVVKTAFQIFDRFVPVKN
- a CDS encoding aspartate kinase, which encodes MALIVQKYGGTSVGSLQRIKRVAERVIKTKEAGNDVVVVLSAMAGETNRLISLAKEIQPHPDPRELDVLMATGEQVSIALFSMACIERGVEARSFLGFQVPIETDSAHTKARIENIKAEKLKQALASGIIPVIAGFQGVTEGENITTLGRGGSDTTAVALAVALGADVCEIYTDVEGVFTTDPNICPKAKKIDKISYEEMLEMASLGAKVLEIRSVEFAMRYGMPIHVRSSFTDAPGTMVVEEDESMESILVSGVTYSKNEARITINKVPDRPGIASKIFTPISDANIVVDMIIQNTREGDLTDMTFTVPKPDYETALDIVKRVAKEIGAEKVQGDTDISKVSIIGVGMRNHAGVASKMFEILANHGINILMISTSEIKVSCVIDEKYTELAVRALHEGFGLEER
- a CDS encoding ComEA family DNA-binding protein; the encoded protein is MSNSRPDPGRIAKLNSSHVGENMEQEVEGRGDGYFFLFILMIIVFFNAFSYVKWGMQQFISQDSRVLEEEARKLFKGTGPGLLFYQIPSDIETNRVLTPVLLDLNTATEEELELIPGVGPKRALEILQARNEMGFFLSREELLWPYGPVLPTVFEVLKEYAH
- the cimA gene encoding citramalate synthase, which codes for MIEIYDTTLRDGTQAENFNLSLEDKVRVALKLDEFGIDYIEGGWPGSNPKDEAFFKEIKNYTLKHAIITAFGSTHQAKYSEPGEDPILRALVEAETTHVTIFGKTWDIHVRDALRISLERNLELIGGSVRWLKEQGRTVFYDAEHFFDGFKANPEYALKTIKTAWEAGASCIVLCDTNGGTLPEEITQIIQRVIKEVDHIRLGIHCHNDSELAVANSLAAVRFGVVHVQGTINGFGERCGNANLCSIIPGLVLKMKYECNAGKKLSMLTSVSRFVSEIANLSPNKYQPYVGESAFAHKGGVHVSAVQRNPETYEHIRPELVGNVQRILISDLAGKSNVLAKAKQFGLDIESRDPVVMEIVAKLKELEAQGFQFEGAEASFELLMRKAMGQIKKFFDLLAFRVIDQKCREEDPPQAEATVMVRVGGRTEHTAACGQGPVNALDNAIRKALETFYPELKEMSLVDYKVRVLPGRPGTGAKVRVLIESRDKEEKWGTVGVSHDIIEASWQALVDSITYKLMKKC
- a CDS encoding J domain-containing protein, producing MDLDQRWKEIEKARRLLGLPPKTSRIEIQEAYRKKCREIHPDHTGKRDLEEELQRINSAYRLLMDFADRYQMDLTKNEDGMTDEEWWFHHFGSDPVWGRTRGG